A window of Flammeovirga kamogawensis genomic DNA:
TATATTTGTTACAATAAAATTATCGTGTGGTTACACTATAGAAGAATACGAATGGGCTGCAGGGTTTAACATTTATAGAAATGCAAAAATGCTGATTATTTCCTTCAGAACTGAACTAACAACAACTATTAGTATACAATAATGAAATTATTATTCTTAACAGATAACTTCCCTCCAGAAGTAAATGCACCTGCAACTAGAACTTTTGAACATTGTAAAGAATGGGTTAAAAAAGGTACTGATGTTACTGTAATTACTTGTTTCCCAAACTTCCCACAAGGAAAAGTATACACTGGGTATAAAAACAAACTATTCCAAAAAGAAATAATTGATGGAATTAAAGTCATTAGAGTATGGTCATACATTTCAGCAAACGACGGTTTCTTAAAAAGAATTATAGACTACAACAGTTATGCTATAATGGCTTTCTTTGCCTCTTTCTTTGTGAAAACAGATATTATTATAGCCACATCTCCTCAATTTTTCACTGCTTTATCAGGGCAAATCGTTTCCTTTTTTAAGAGGGTACCCTGGATTATGGAAGTCAGAGACCTTTGGCCTGAATCTATAAGAACAGTAGGTGCCATGGACGAAAGTAAGATACTAGATTTCTTTGAATGGATTGAGTTAAAATTATATAGATCAGCAAAAAAAATTATTGTCGTTACAGATAGCTTCAAGACAAACCTAACAGATAGAGGTGTTCCTTCAGAAAAAATAGAAGTTGTTAAGAATGGTGCAAATATAGACCTCTTTAAACCTATACCAAAGGATAAGTTGTTATTGCAAACCTTAAACTTAGAAAA
This region includes:
- a CDS encoding glycosyltransferase family 4 protein; the encoded protein is MKLLFLTDNFPPEVNAPATRTFEHCKEWVKKGTDVTVITCFPNFPQGKVYTGYKNKLFQKEIIDGIKVIRVWSYISANDGFLKRIIDYNSYAIMAFFASFFVKTDIIIATSPQFFTALSGQIVSFFKRVPWIMEVRDLWPESIRTVGAMDESKILDFFEWIELKLYRSAKKIIVVTDSFKTNLTDRGVPSEKIEVVKNGANIDLFKPIPKDKLLLQTLNLENKFIAGYIGTHGMAHKLDFIIESIKDLEDKSIHLLFVGAGAGKKEAVDLAKKYQLTNVTFLPPVPKEEVSKYISILDCMLVPLKKADTFKTVIPSKIFETAAMEIPILLGVDGEARSIIEKYSAGLYFEPENKEEFISQLIKLKNDKTLYQSIQKGCNTLALDFDRKVLADKMYTSIINKKTNNEHQYKTTKLPSNHSR